The genomic stretch AGTACGTCATTGAAGTAGTTCACCATCCTTCCTTTACAGTCGTCAAATTGAGTTGTCTTATTCGGACATATCATTGGCAGTGTGCCCTCATTCGATTGTTTCAAGTAAACCACACCGTTATTTATGATTTGTAACAATTTCCAGTCACAGCTGAAATAGTCGCCAATCTCGCCGCTTATCGCAGGAAGCTCTGACAAATGGATGTCCTCAAGCTTTGCAAAATTGATTCTTTTACCTAAGGGTTTCTTAACCCACTTATTTTTCCGTGCCTGCCTTTTGTAAACAGCATTCTCCATCTCACCCTCGTGAGTAAATGGATAATCGTCAGGGAAGTACAATTTCCCAGATTCGTATGCTAGCTGCTGCGTCTGTCTTAGTCCTGAATGATACACTCTGGAGATCCTGTTCAGCTGATACCAAAAGGGCAAATGCCAAAACCAAGGTAACAGGACCACCCAGTCTTCATTCTTCGGTCTCCTCATAATCAGCAACGGAATTGTAGGATCCTGGTCTTTGTCAAATGGGACGGCTGTTTTGGGTTGCTCCTTTGTCAACAATTGTCGACGTCTACGTGCCAACTGTTTTAAGGTATTTTGGTTTTTATACGATGTTTCTCTGCCCTCCACAGTGGTTAACTTGGATAAAACAGAATTGAATTCGTCTTGCGGAAACTTATTTTGAAGCGCCAGAATTTCATCTACAGTGAGTGGCTTGTTGCATTTCTGAGAGTTTATCATTTTTGGTGAAGCTAAGTGTCGTGGATCGATGGCCTCAAAGGCAAACATACATTTAGATGGTAATACAGTTTCATCCGTTATTTTGCGAATTTTCATGAACTGCTCAAATGATTGAGAAGTGGCGTGGCTTCTTACAACGCTGGATAATGCAGTAAGAGCTTTGGCACCTCGAATCGTTATACTGGCGATAGAGTAACGGCAGTCTTCGATCGACAACTTGCTAGTATAACTCTGGATAAGTTTATTGAATACGATGGGGTACAAAGCTGGGTGAAGTCTGAGTAAAATACTGTTCCCACTTAACCATAGCATGTCACAGGGACCTATCACTATATTTTTATCTTCTGAGTCCCAATCATGCATCAATCCTTCGAATAGGTTTttggacttgaagaacttgttcaaaagacCCCTCCCTTTCGTCATTGCTTTGACTAGATTTTTGAGGTTGGATCCGCTCGGGTCCAAATCCCTTATTGTCATTGTGCCAATAAAAGAAGTGTCCATGCACAATGCACCGTCAGATGTGGCGTGTTTACCACCAATATTGTGGGTCAGCTTAAAGCATTTCTGTGTGGGGGACCATGGAATGCTAAACCCCCATCTTTTCATCATGTGTGATCTTTTTGCGTTCCATATGTGAGTCGGTAGCCAAGTAAACGTTCGTTGCCTTTTACAATATTTTATACGACCCTTTGGGATGGGAGCAAGAGCATTAATCCCAGTATTATCATAATTGCCTAGACTGTTATTGACTGTCTTCACATCAGGGCCGTTATTCCTGGCTTCTTTTATCAACTTCTGAAGGGACTTGATACGCTGCCGTAAATTGTACTTGGAAGCCACTGCCTCATTAGGCAAGGCAAGTTTCATAGATGTGGATTTGCTTGCCAATCTGAGAAGTTTTACGGCCATTTTTGCCTTGTATAATTTTGCTGGAGTAAGTCCATTGTGCTTCTTGAGCTTATTCGAAGTTGTGCTTCCCTTCTTGACTGTTTGAATCtgttcatttttttgcatttcCCGCAACGCCCTATTCCTCATTCGCTTGGGAATTCGTTTGACGTTGTGAGATGCTGTTCTCCTACGTAGTTTTCTGGGCAAAGCCTGAAACACCCTGGTGGCACTGGCAGTTTTAGAACTCTGCATTGCAAATTGCAATTGCTTAATCTCAAATTGGCGTGAATTGATAAATTGATCTACCCTAATCATTCCTCCAGACGCTGTAAGATCTCCTGTGCTCTCTGTTTTGTTGGCGCGGATGCAACCAACGCCTCGGTTCGGATAGTTCTTGCATTGCGAACTTTCTGCCTCCTAAACAACtggttcttgttcaagattttCTTCCCACCATTATTACTGGAATTGGGTTTCTTTGGTGGAGCCATTGCTACACTATAGAGATGAGTAAGGAGAGACTGCTCTTTCAATTAAATAATATAGATCATTACCTTTACGTACTGGCATCGCACACTaattgttgaattttttttgtttttcagTGTCAGCGAAATGAACGTGAAATAGCACGTGAATAATTACAGAACGTTATGACATGGAAAGCTTTCCATGTTATGTTAGTGTAAGGTACATATCATGTGTGCCGTGGCTTGCCACATGCATCATAAATTAATATTGGTAGCTTCTGCTTCTACTTCCGGCGTAATCTTTTGGAATAAACAGTAGTCCAAGTACTCTATACCATAAACACGGACGAACTGTTCTCCAAGATATTTCTGAGCAATGTCAGCAAGGCACACTGGAATGTAAAACGCTCTCCCCAGTATTTTCGAGCGGTCTGTATCGATGAATTTTTGACAGTAGATAGATTTCCAATCATCGCTATTTGGAGAAAACACGTCAGCTTCAGGATCTATGTTTTGAGATACGTCAACAAAATAGTCACATTGCTCAATATCGATAATCTTTCCCTCGTCAAATTGGTTCTTATTGTTCATTCCCTTTGGTAGGGCTCTGATATTGTCTAATAGCTTTCCCGATTCGGAGAAGTCGCCCGGTAGAAGACCATCAAATCCAGATTTAACAAATCCTAATCTATGCTTATCAGGTAGAAAGAAAGAGTTTGGGAATCTGTACCATTCACGGCC from Huiozyma naganishii CBS 8797 chromosome 6, complete genome encodes the following:
- the POP1 gene encoding ribonuclease P/MRP protein subunit POP1 (similar to Saccharomyces cerevisiae POP1 (YNL221C); ancestral locus Anc_2.22), which produces MIRVDQFINSRQFEIKQLQFAMQSSKTASATRVFQALPRKLRRRTASHNVKRIPKRMRNRALREMQKNEQIQTVKKGSTTSNKLKKHNGLTPAKLYKAKMAVKLLRLASKSTSMKLALPNEAVASKYNLRQRIKSLQKLIKEARNNGPDVKTVNNSLGNYDNTGINALAPIPKGRIKYCKRQRTFTWLPTHIWNAKRSHMMKRWGFSIPWSPTQKCFKLTHNIGGKHATSDGALCMDTSFIGTMTIRDLDPSGSNLKNLVKAMTKGRGLLNKFFKSKNLFEGLMHDWDSEDKNIVIGPCDMLWLSGNSILLRLHPALYPIVFNKLIQSYTSKLSIEDCRYSIASITIRGAKALTALSSVVRSHATSQSFEQFMKIRKITDETVLPSKCMFAFEAIDPRHLASPKMINSQKCNKPLTVDEILALQNKFPQDEFNSVLSKLTTVEGRETSYKNQNTLKQLARRRRQLLTKEQPKTAVPFDKDQDPTIPLLIMRRPKNEDWVVLLPWFWHLPFWYQLNRISRVYHSGLRQTQQLAYESGKLYFPDDYPFTHEGEMENAVYKRQARKNKWVKKPLGKRINFAKLEDIHLSELPAISGEIGDYFSCDWKLLQIINNGVVYLKQSNEGTLPMICPNKTTQFDDCKGRMVNYFNDVLEVYKDIVANKFEINSTTQGPSIELSKNIDPIKNYSITTISEISEKPIPVTPIVCHLVRRGHPKDNARIYRIPETDTEYWMKVAKGVYKSDGRLDNDTEVPLPQISDLIGYITSGTYHFGEGKGVGNGFVTTVITDTLPQYVLLRNVGTNIYRLAKCTKIKL